A genomic region of Saccopteryx bilineata isolate mSacBil1 chromosome 1, mSacBil1_pri_phased_curated, whole genome shotgun sequence contains the following coding sequences:
- the ISYNA1 gene encoding inositol-3-phosphate synthase 1 isoform X2 — protein sequence MEATAQFVVESPDVVYSPEAIEAQYEYRTTSVSREDGVLKVHPSSTRFTFRTARQVPRLGVMLVGWGGNNGSTLTAAVLANRLRLSWPTRMGRKEANYYGSLTQAGTVSLGLDAEGQEVFVPFCALLPMVSPNDLVFDGWDISSLNLAEAMRRAQVLDWGLQEQLWPHMEALHPRPSVYIPEFIAANQSARADNLIPGTRAQQLEQIRRDIRDFRSRAGLDKVIVLWTANTERFCELIPGLNDTAENLLHTIQLDLEVSPSTLFAVASILEGCAFLNGSPQNTLVPGALELAQQHRVFVGGDDFKSGQTKVKSVLVDFLISSGLKTMSIVSYNHLGNNDGQNLSAPLQFRSKEVSKSSVVEDMVQSNPVLYAPSEEPDHCVVIKYVPYVGDSKRAMDEYTSELMLGGTNTLVLHNTCEDSLLAAPIMLDLVLLTELCQRVSFCTDSDPEPQGFHPVLSLLGFLFKAPLAPPGSPVVNALFRQRSCIENILRACVGLPPQNHMFLEHKMERPSVKRVGYVAASCHVSCKKESAPAAPNGYTGDANGHSQAEAPLMSTT from the exons ATGGAGGCCACAGCCCAGTTTGTGGTCGAAAGCCCCGACGTGGTCTATAGCCCTGAGGCCATCGAGGCACAATACGAGTACCGGACGACAAGCGTCAGCCGCGAGGACGGCGTCCTCAAG GTGCACCCCTCGTCTACGCGCTTCACCTTCCGGACCGCCCGGCAGGTGCCCCGCCTCGGGGTCATGCTCGTTGGCTGGGGCGGCAACAATGGCTCCACGCTCACCGCTGCTGTGCTGGCAAACCGGCTGCGCCTGTCCTGGCCCACCCGAATGGGTCGCAAG GAGGCCAACTACTATGGCTCGCTGACGCAGGCAGGCACCGTTAGCCTGGGCCTGGACGCTGAGGGCCAGGAGGTGTTCGTGCCCTTCTGCGCGCTGCTGCCCATGGTGTCGCCAAACGACCTCGTGTTCGACG GCTGGGACATATCGTCGCTGAACCTGGCCGAGGCAATGCGGCGGGCGCAGGTGCTAGATTGGGGGCTGCAGGAGCAGCTATGGCCGCACATGGAAGCCCTGCACCCAAGGCCCTCGGTCTACATCCCAGAGTTCATCGCAGCTAACCAGAGCGCGCGCGCGGACAACCTCATCCCTGGCACGCGTGCGCAGCAG TTGGAGCAAATACGCAGGGACATCCGTGACTTCCGGTCCCGCGCGGGGCTGGACAAAGTCATTGTGCTGTGGACTGCGAACACAGAGCGCTTCTGCGAACTCATTCCGGGCCTCAATGACACTGCTGAAAACCTGCTGCATACAATTCAG CTAGATCTGGAGGTGTCACCCTCCACACTCTTTGCTGTGGCCAGCATCTTGGAGGGCTGTGCCTTCCTCAATGGGTCCCCGCAGAATACTCTGGTGCCCGGTGCGCTAGAGCTGGCACAGCAGCACCGTGTCTTTGTGGGTGGAGATGACTTCAAGTCAGGCCAAACCAAGGTGAAGTCTGTGCTCGTTGACTTCCTTATCAGCTCTGGCCTCAAG ACCATGTCCATCGTGAGTTACAACCACCTGGGCAACAATGACGGGCAGAACCTCTCAGCGCCACTACAGTTCCGTTCCAAGGAGGTGTCCAAGAGCAGTGTGGTGGAGGACATGGTGCAGAGCAATCCAGTGCTTTATGCACCCAGCGAGGAGCCCGACCACTGC GTAGTTATCAAGTACGTGCCATACGTGGGCGACAGCAAACGCGCAATGGATGAGTATACTTCAGAGCTGATGCTGGGCGGCACCAACACCCTGGTTCTGCACAACACCTGCGAG GACTCGCTCCTGGCTGCACCTATCATGCTGGACCTGGTGCTGTTGACCGAGCTGTGCCAGCGTGTGAGCTTCTGCACTGACTCAGACCCAGAGCCACAGGGCTTCCACCCAGTGCTATCGCTGCTAGGCTTCCTTTTCAAGGCGCCCCTGGCTCCACCTGGCAGCCCTGTGGTCAACGCACTCTTCCGACAGCGCAGTTGCATCGAGAACATCCTCAG GGCCTGCGTGGGGCTTCCACCACAGAACCACATGTTTCTGGAGCACAAGATGGAGCGCCCTAGCGTCAAGCGAGTGGGTTATGTGGCTGCCTCCTGCCATGTGTCTTGCAAGAAAGAGTCAGCGCCAGCAGCCCCCAATGGCTATACTGGTGACGCCAATGGGCACTCACAGGCTGAGGCACCCCTGATGTCCACCACCTGA